The following nucleotide sequence is from Trifolium pratense cultivar HEN17-A07 linkage group LG2, ARS_RC_1.1, whole genome shotgun sequence.
GTAAATCCCCCATATTGTTACCCTTCTTGAATGTCAAAAATGGATTTTGTGTATTTTTGGCGCAGTTGTTTTGTTGTTGCCTGGTTGGCCTTTTCTCCTACATGAGCTTTTATTGTGAAAAATGAGAACTACTTATCTATGTACATATTCCATAACAAGCAAGATTTGagctttacttttttttttaagacaaatCAAATCTAGTTAAGGATAATGGTGGTTCAATAGATTTTAATTGGTTAAAGTTGAACTGATTGCAACTCAACTTGATTCAAGTATGAGGatgagaaaaatatatattttattgcttATGTATTTGATACACAATTGGTGAATATATAATACACGGTACATCATAACATAGCTTGTGTAACAACCTTGGCTATATGCTTTAAAATCAACAAGTCTAACAAATTAATAACAGTTATCCAATATACAAGGAATGAGATTAAACTAAGCTACCACTCCTATACGCCCTCACAAGATGATGGTTCAATGACTCAAATATTGGACTTCAAAAAATTGTTATGCGGAAAGAAAGAGGCTTTTTGAGAAGGTTAACAAGTTGATGACTAAATGGAATGTGTGAAATTTGTAGTTGGTTGGCTGCCACTAAGTCACAAACAATAGGATTAGCACGTAAGCATAGAATCTCAGTAGTTGTAATGGCAATTGTGCGGTACTTAGCTTTAGCAGAAGAATGTGCAACTATGGATTACTTCGTGCAAGATCAGGAAATGACATTGGGTtcagttgattttttttatcagtagTATCTCTACCCCAATTAGCATTGCAAAATGCTGCAACATTTAAACTGCAGTCTTAATTTGATGTAAACCATGGGAAATGGTACTTTTGAGATAACGTAAAATCAACTTTAGAGTTTGCATGTGAGCTGTTGTAGGTGCATATATTGagataattaatttattgaCATCAAAAGCAACATCTAGTCGTATGATAAACCAACAAAGCTACAAACATGATTGGAAATTTTTTGATGAACAAAACGAGCAGGTTGAGACATATAGACATCCTCAAATATAGTTTCATGTAAGAACCATTTTAGTTGTTTGAGGTTTAATGATCGGGCTAAAGGTGTCTTTAAAATCAATGTCGGAGGTTGATCAAAACCTTTAGTAGTCAACCTTGCCTTGTATCGAGCAATTGATTCGTTTTAAATGAAACACCCATTCGCTGCCAATGATATTATGTTTGGAGTGTGGAGGAACAAGAGACTGTGTGGCATTCTTCATCGGAGTGGTAAATTCATCGGACATTGCGTGTTGAGTAGCactcaattaaaaaatttgttttgaacTATCGTCGGTTTGAAATCGTcgctatttattttattttttataatatcttGCTGAGTTTTTTTGCTGCAattaattgtttatttcctaaacaaaaattatgacTAACACAAACAAACATTATTTCTTTGAAAAGGAAAAGTTGAAAATTCTAAtgctttctctcttcttttttctcaAGTTTGGAGAGAACAAAAAAAGTGCGGGACCCAACAAAATTTTATCTTTCTCACCTGTTTCTCTGCTCCTCCAAACAAAAGAAATTCCCTCTTTCTCttatatttctctctctctctctctcgtctCAATTTCTTGCTAAAAAAACAGACCCGTCTGTAATGGAATGATagatatatattttgtatttttctccTTTCTTCTCACTTGAGAGAAGACCACAAAAAGTAGCAGGGTGCGTGGTTTTTTAACTCTCTCTCCAATTTCTCTTCATACCAAACATAAACATAAGAAATTCAACCTCTCTCTCCAATTTCTTTCTTTGCTAACTCTCACTTCACATCTTCTCTCAAAACAAACACACCCATGAGTTTTTGTCTTCTTTCATTCTCATTTTCTATAAATCAAATCTAATGggatatatatgtttttttctgGACACAATGGGATATATATGTTGGAAGTACTTTTCAAATCTTAATTTATTTGGGTTTACATACCAAAATTAATATCCATTTATATACATTTTACGCATTCTAACTAGGCTGGAATTTGAACTTTaaattttcaacttcttcaaatTTAAAGTGAGTATTTGTTTGACAAAAGCTACTAAGATACttgaacaacaaaaaaaaagtaaataaagttaagtgaatttttttgtccctacataaaaaaattaaaattttggtcttcattttattaattttttgagacGTAAATGACCACCTGACAATATCTTGTTTTTACGTTGCATTCAACGTCTCTATatgacttaattttttttgaaaaaaaattaaatgaatatgtatacaaaatataaattaaatcaaatcaaagatttgctcaaactattatttaattttctaagACGGTAATAACCCGTCCGACCATATTCCTATTATACATTTCTTGAGCGACAAGTATTCTAAATAGAGAAAATACAATTCTCGAGCGAACAGCAGAGGTTACACATAACATAACTCATTAACACACATGATTCAAACCTATAATCAAAAGTACTTTAAAAACTGCTTTTCTTTCTTAGTCCTCCCTTCTTTGATCATCTCCTGGCTCCATGTCAGAATCACTTCTGATTCCTGATCATCTCCTGATGATTTAGAGATTGAAAATAAAGAAATCAAATATTCACATAGAAACTAAATTTGTGAATATCAAAAGCATTGCTAAAGGCCACAAAAACTTTGTGTTGAGATATTCAGAAAAACTTGCCTCTTCCTCTGCGGTAAAGATGTACATCTTCCACTCCACAAAACCACTAGAATCAGAAGACGCCTCGTTTTTGTCTTCTGGCTTATCAACTTCTACGTTTTTGTCTTCTGGCTTATCAACTTCTACGTTTTTGTCTTCTGGCTTAGCAACTTCTTTGTCTTTGTTTCTTGAATGGGGCTTCCTAGCAgcttttgattatttatttattattttgatcaAATAAGAAACCAAAGGGTGAGGATATTTTAATATGGCTGAcagataaaaatgaaaaagacaAGGCACAACAGCAAAATGCATACATCAAACCGCCAAAAACATAATAGGAGACagacaaaacaacaaaataatgatAGAAAACGAAAAAACAAAAAGGGATCAATTTTCCTAGTCTGGCAACAATAGCAAGATAAACATAACCAACTTATGTCCATATATTAACGCCATATCAAGAACCTGCTTTTGCATGAAAGCAAAAATAATTGTATCTTCACATGGTTCTGAAGTCGAAATCTAAATCATAACAAATGGATGAAGCGCAAATTAATTCAACTGCAAAGAAACTTACTTCTTACTTCTTGCTTCTCAGCGAGGCTGGTTGCCACATAAAGCTTTCCATCTACACTCTCTACTCTTTGCttcttttcaatttcaacttcTGTTCATTGTTTTGATCAAATAAGAAACCAAAGGGTGAGGATATTTTAATATGGCAGAAagttaaaatagaaaaagacGATGCACAACAGCCAAACcgccaaaaacaaaatagaagacGGGCAAAGCAGCAAAAAAatagtagaaaataaaataggctCAACTTTCCAAGTCTGGCAACAATAGCAAGATAAACATAACCAACTAATGTGCATATATTAACACCCAATCAAGAGACTGCATTTTCATAAAACacgaaagcaaaaaaaattgtatcttcacaAGGTTCTGAAGACAATATCTAAATCATAAGAGATGGATCATGGATCATGCTGCAATATAACATTACAGCAATGAGAAAACGTACTTTCACTTTAAATTTCCCAATCTTAAACATACAGACAATAACATAAAGagaataaacaattaaataaaaaaagaaacaagaaaaaaacatacaagtttataaaaataaaaggaggTGATTTGAGTTACCCATTTGTGGTGCTTGTGACACGACAATGATTGATGAGAGAATCGGCCGGTGGCAAAGTTCCTTTAAATTCCAACAGATTGCACAACTAATATGAAAGAACAAAATTCTTATAAGCggcaaaaaccaaaaaaatttatcGTAGCCCTAACAAAGAACCCTAACTCCCCAAACCGACTTAAACCAAGAACCCTAACCATCTCAATTTctcaatatttccaaccatcaCAGAACagattcaaatatatatatatatttagtgtGATTGAGGGTTTAAATTCATCAAAACACAATCAATTTCTATGCAAATATGCAAATAAAGATTGAAACCGCGTAACGATGAAGAACGAGgagaaaacgaagaagaaaacAAACCAGCAACGGGAAATGGAGTCAAAAACTAGAGATGTGGATTCACTGCATTCATCATTTCTATCCAGTCGGTGCAGTCAAATGAATCTGGACCCTTCATATCATCCAATGCTCAATATACTGCCACaccaccaatccaaataaaaatcgTAAACTGATAAAAAAACCGAAAATCGtaaaaaccaaatatttttttgatgtgTTTCAATGTCATTTTGTGAAAACTGTTGAATCGAATTGAATTTTgtattgatttttcaaaaccgatCTAAACATAACTAAACTGCAtacctattttttaatacttatttaccTTTTTATTAGTACGATAGTATTacattgtttttaatttctcaataatatttatttgttaatctattttttttttaatatgttataggtttttgttcaatttaatctatttttttaatatgttataGGTTTTAAATATAACTGATAATTATTATTGCAAAATATTAATTCTTAACGTACTATATGTTACGATttacatcaaatatattattttaccgtgtctttataatatttaatttaaaaaattaatttataatttggatatccaaaaaccgatacAAATTAAACCACAAAAAATTGGATCGGGTTTTTTTAATCAGCCATCCAAAACTTAACCGAGATGCGAGTAATTTTAGCTTTGGATCAGatgaattttggtctcaaaaccgatccaaacagAACGGCGAACACTCCTACCTATGGCCCACCAAAAATCGTACAAGCATATTAAATCTAGCTCGGTCAAAAAAAGagaacaagttttttttttgttgacagtCTATCAAAAATCACGCATACTGACATTCCAAATTTATCTCTCGTTACTTAGGATGTGCATGTGGTGtgtaaaattagaaaaaacttaaaaaatccCATTTGTATTCTACCATGCGAGTAGAATTCGCTTTCCACAATGCGAAAATGTCGACTATGTAAAAACATAGTCTCACATGGAGTCAAAATTGATTGCCACATGGCTAAATGTGATTGGCCACATGAGAGACAATGAATAGAGTTCAATCAATCGAATTGCTTGAAGACTTCTATAAAAGGGGGGAAACATGGTATGCAAAAAGCAAATCACAACTCTCTTTCTCcccatttttattttctgatggaga
It contains:
- the LOC123905608 gene encoding uncharacterized protein LOC123905608 isoform X1, yielding MEVEIEKKQRVESVDGKLYVATSLAEKQEVRTARKPHSRNKDKEVAKPEDKNVEVDKPEDKNVEVDKPEDKNEASSDSSGFVEWKMYIFTAEEEEMIRNQK
- the LOC123905608 gene encoding uncharacterized protein LOC123905608 isoform X2, with translation MEVEIEKKQRVESVDGKLYVATSLAEKQEVRTARKPHSRNKDKEVAKPEDKNVEVDKPEDKNEASSDSSGFVEWKMYIFTAEEEEMIRNQK